A region from the Lytechinus variegatus isolate NC3 chromosome 6, Lvar_3.0, whole genome shotgun sequence genome encodes:
- the LOC121417128 gene encoding cytochrome c oxidase assembly factor 7-like: MFAVDFKNEDEVKDYIKNVGTEYSFQCYKEKTPDGCYRLGDFFSAVKKDFSQAANAYQKSCDDFNHPRGCSKTGAYYLHGKGFEKDKEKALHYFTKGCNLGNQDACFGAGSVLMSSKNGTPDSTLKQDRDKGLKLLETACKKDHQASCFNLSAVYIKGLSGVEKDMKRAIEYSTRSCELGHMYGCVNASRMYKLGDGIPKNEALAIKFKERAKTLHEEAQEVNRQLHFGQTS, from the exons ATGTTTGCCGTGGACTTTAAAAATGAGGATGAAGTCAAAGATTACATCAAGAATGTTGGAACAGAATATAGCTTTCAGTGCTATAAGGAAAAAACGCCCGATG GTTGTTACAGACTTGGGGATTTCTTTTCCGCTGTAAAGAAGGATTTCTCCCAGGCAGCCAACGCGTATCAGAAGAGCTGTGATGACTTCAACCACCCGAGGGGGTGCAGCAAAACTGGAGCTTATTATCTTCATGGAAAAG GTTTTGAGAAGGACAAAGAGAAGGCACTCCATTACTTCACCAAAGGCTGTAACCTAGGCAATCAAGATGCTTGCTTTGGGGCTGGCTCTGTCCTTATGTCTTCCAAGAATGGTACCCCAGACTCCACTTTAAAACAAGACAGGGACAAAGGCCTCAAGCTGCTTGAGACTGCCTGTAAAAAGGATCACCAGGCAAGCTGTTTCAACCTGAGCGCTGTCTACATCAAGGGGTTGAGCGGAGTGGAGAAGGATATGAAGAGAGCGATTGAGTATTCGACGCGGAGTTGCGAACTGGGACACATGTACGGTTGCGTGAATGCAAGCAGGATGTATAAACTGGGGGATGGCATCCCGAAGAATGAAGCACTGGCGATTAAATTCAAGGAGAGGGCGAAGACGCTGCATGAGGAAGCCCAGGAAGTGAATAGGCAGCTTCACTTTGGTCAGACGTCATGA